CCATTGTAGGCGACACCGGCAAAGTGCTGGGCGTGGACATGACGGAGGCCATGGTTGCCAAAGCCCGCGACAACGCCGAGAAACTGGGCTTTCACAACGTGGAGTTCCGCCAGGGCGAAATCGAGGACCTGCCTTTGGCCGCCAACCGCGCCGATGTGGTGATCAGCAACTGCGTGCTGAACCTGGTGCCGGACAAGCGCAAGGCTTTCTCAGAAACCTACCGCGTACTGAAGCCGGGCGGCCACTTCAGCATCTCGGATGTGGTGCTGGTGGGCGAGCTGCCGGAGGGACTGGTGCAGGCGAGTGAACTATATGCCGGCTGTGTGTCGGGGGCTATTCAGAAGGAAGATTACCTGCAGATCATCCGCGAGGCAGGCTTTGAGAACGTGACGGTGCAGAAAGAAAAAGTCATCCAGGTGCCGGACGAGATTTTGAAAGACTACCTCAGCGAGGACGAAATCCGCGCCTTCCGTGCCAGCAACACGGGCATCTTCAGCATCACAGTATATGGCGACAAACCCGCCGCCGCTGCCTGCTGCGCCCCCGGCTCCAACTGCTGCTAACTGGTTGCTCCCACCGTGTCCTATATAGGTGCGGTGGGGCTTTATATATGAATTGCCTATCCTATATGGAATTATATCCCCCACTAAACGCAACCGTGCAGGAACTGGAGCAGGAGTTCCACCTGATTCAGACAGAGAGGAAGCAGCGCCTGCAACAGCTGACGGCCTATATACAACAGAAGCAGGCGCAGGACCTGCCGGTGCAACTGAATTTTATCTGCACCCACAACTCCCGGAGAAGCCATATGGCCCAACTGTGGGGATTGGCCGCCGCCACGCATTATGCTATTCCATATATAGCGTGCTTCTCGGGTGGCACGGAGGCAACGGCCTTTAACCAAAATGCCGTGAAAGCGATGCAGCGGCTGGGCTTTCGCATCGATAAGGGCAGTGATGCAGCGAACCCTGTTTACCAGGCCTGTTACGCCCCGAATGTACCGCCAGCGCAGGTTTGGTCTAAAGTAGTGACGGACGCCGCGAACCCCGCTACCGCCTTCGCCGCCATCATGACCTGCACCGACGCCGACCAGAACTGCCCCTTTGTCCCCGGCACCGAGCTCCGCCTCGCCCTTCCTTTCGAAGACCCGAAAGCATTCGACGGTACCCCAGAGGAAGAAGAAAAGTATCTGGAGCGGGCACGGCAGATAGGACGTGAGTTGCTGTATGCATTTCACCAGTTAAAGAAGAAGTAGTTTTTTTAACAAAACAGAAGCGGCTGTTCTTCCTGGCCACAGGTGAACAGCCGCTTCTGTTAGATGCTGGCAGGTGATTAACAACTTAAGAATCTCGGCGACCGCCCTAAATTGAACGATCCCTTTTACCCCTACTCAGCCGTGAAGGCGAAAGCCAAAGCAGGATAGGCTCCTTTTTCCTTCGCCAGAGAGGCAGGCAAGTGTACTTTCACTTTGTCTCCATCCTTTGTCCACTTCACGGCCTTCCCGTTCTGCAGAAGCTTTATTTTACTCCCCTTCCTTGGGGAATTCCCTGTCCACTCAATTGTTCTCGGTACGGCTCCGCCTTCTGGCAGGCAGGCAATGGCATAGCGCTGGCCCTTCTTCCCTTCGGTGAAGTAGGTGCTGCCATCCTGGTAATGTGCTGTGGCCCGCGTGTTATAGATGGCCTCGCCATTCGCATCAAGCCATTTCCCGACAGCCGCCAGCCGCTTTACCGCATCTTCCGGCAGCGTTCCGTCCGGCTTCGGGCCCACGCCCAGCAAGAGGCTTCCCCCTTTGGCTACTACTTCCACCAGGGTGTGTATGACTTTGGTGGGAGACTTGAAATCGTCTCCCGGCACATAGCCCCAGTTGTTTCCGAGGGTCATGCAGCTTTCCCAGGGGTTGTTGATCTGATGCTCCGGCACCCGCTGCTCTGGCGTCTGGTAGTTCTCGTAAGGGCCGTGCACGGTGCGGTCCACGATCAGCAGCCCCGGCTGCGCCTCCCGCGCCATGGTGGCAATGGCGGGCATGTCTACCTCCTGGCTGAACTCGGGTATGGGAGCGCCCCAGGAACGCACCTCGTCGTTTACCGTGTGCAGCGGCCTTACCCAGCCGCCGTCCAGCCACAGGATGTCCATCGAGCCATAGTCGTGCATCAGTTCACTGATCTGGTTGTAGGTAAATTGCTGGTACTGCTTCCAGCGCCAGGGGTGCTTGCGGATGTCGTAGTTCACGTTGCGGTTCGGGGTGGCGTACTTTGGCCACCAGAAATACTCCGAGTGCCAGTCCGGCTTCGAGAAATAGGCCCCTATCATGAAACCCTCTTTCCGGAATGCGTCAAACACATGCTTTGCCACATTGGCGCGTGGGTTGCTGCCGAAAGGCCCGTTCGTGATTTTGAAGTCCGTCTGCTTCGTGTCGAACATGTTGAACCCGTCATGGTGCTTGGTGGTGAACACCAGGTAACGCATGCCTCCCGCTTTGGCGGCGCTTGCCCACTGCTCCGGGCTAAAGTTGACCGGGTTAAACTCTTTGTTCAGCCCCCAGTACCATTCCTTGAAATCGGGGTAGGCGATGGTGCTGTCGCGCTCAATCCAGTCTTCGGAGCACAGGGCCCACGACTCGATGATGCCCGGCACCGCATATAGGCCCCAGTGGATGATCATCCCGAACTTCTGATCCTGCCACTTGTCCAGTTTTTTCAGCACCAGCGGGTCGGTGGGCGCCTCGTAGCTGGCAGACTGGCGGTGCAGGTTGTCCGTCTGGGCCTGTAAAGGGGTAGCGGCACCCATGGTTAAAAGCAGCAAAGCAACCGCCTTCGCCGAAGCTGCTTTTTTGTATGTACTCAAAATCATAAAATTCTATAATTCACACCTGCCCCGGTAAGCTGGCCATATATACTTTCGCTGAAATGCAACACCTGCCGCCGAAAGTTACGTGCAGTTTGATGTCTTAGCATATTGTCTGCTGTAAAACGCGGCAGCGTCCAATCTTAATAAAACATATATGGATAAGCAACCTGCGATTCGCTTTAGCTACTTATCCATATATAGGTTCTGGGGAATATATTTTTTACTGCCCCCCCTCGCCAAAGTCCGGCGCGGGCTTGTCGTACCACACCCGCTCCTGGCTCAGCACATTCAAATCTCTGCTGCCGAGGGTAAAGCCTTGCTCCGTTAAGGCGTCAGACCAGTTTTCGCGGTTCAGCTCGCCCGGGTCGATCAGCCAGAAACGACGCGGAATCGGCTCGTTGAACGGCTCCCGGCTGTAGTAATCAGAGCCGTAGGCAGGGTACCCTGTTCTGCGCACAAACACAAAAGCCTCGTTTGCCAGGCGGTAGAAGTTGATGTACTGCTGTATGTAAATGCGCTCCAGATCGTTCTCCCCGTTCAGTTTCACCTCCGGGCCTTCTATATAGGCCTGAATGGCGGCCTCTGCGTTATCTTCCGAAAAGGCGGTGGCAGAGCCTGCCTCCCGCGCAATCTCGTTCATGGTCCGGATGGAGGAGGCGATGCCCTGCTCGTACCACTCTGCCGCCGTTCCTTTCGTGTCAATGCCGCCGCCATAGCCTTTCTGGATAAACTCGGCTATATAGAAGCAGGTCTCCGCGTGCGTTACCAACACATGCACGAAGTTGCCGCTGGCGTTGTCGAGGCGCGGCGAAAAGAAGCGCCGGTTGATGGTCGATATCAGGTTGTACCGGAGCGGACCCACCTCCAGCGGTGCGCTCATATAGGCGGCTATCTCCGGCCTCGTGGTCCAGTCGGCAGGGCCGCCCTGGTACATGATCAGCGGATCGCTGGGGTCAATGAAGGCTGGGAGTTGCACGTTGTATTTGTCGAGCGAATCGCGGAAGCTTCCTGTCAGGTCGTTCGCATCGAAGTACACGGGCAACCGGGGGTCTTCTGCCTCCTTCATGAAACCGACCAGCGAGAGGCTGCCAAACCTGCGGCTGCGGTAGTCTATGTCGCTGGGGTTGAAGGGCGAGAAGTTTGTGTTCCGGTACGACAGTTGCTCCTCGTCTGCCACAATCGGCCCGGTTTCGTCCTGCATGACCTCCTGGAAAATTGCCTGGGCTTTCGCTGCATCCTGGTTCTGGTAGCGCACGGCAATCCGCAGTTTCAGCGTGTTGGCCAGCTTCGCCCACTTGGTGTAGTCGCCCTGGTAATAGATGTCGGAGGTGCCATAGGATTCCTGATCAGTCAGCGAATTGTTGCCAAGCGCGCCGATGGCCCTGTCCAGCTCGACCAGCCAGGTGTCGAGCAATTCCTTCTGCGCGTCATATTTCGGGCTGTACATGGCATCGTAGCGCCCCTGCACCGCTTCGGTGTAAGGAATGGAGCCGTTCATGTCCGTCACCTTCAGGCCATGCAGCACCTGCAGCACATAGGTGACGGCGGCCGCCTTCTGATACCTGTCCTTGTCCGGCTTTGCCTCTATCTGCCGCCGAATCTCAAAAAGGTTTGGCAGGATTTCGTTGTAGTAAGCGCTGTAGCGGGTGTTTACGTTATCTGAAAGCTCAAAGGGGCTGGCGCTCATATGCTGGGTGTACCGGAAAAGCTGCTCCAGGCTCTCCCATATCCACTCGGTGCCCTGGTAAGACGCAACCCGGTCCTCGGCGTAGGCCAGCAGGAATTTTATATCCGGATCATCGACTACGGTCTGGCTGGTGTTTATCTCATCGAAGTCTTTCTCGCAGGAGTAAGAGATGCCCCCCAAAGCGGCAATGAGCGCGAGCGCCGCATATTTCTTTATCTTTATCATGTTCTTTTAAGTTGAATTGGTGGATGTGGCCTCCGGCTTAGATGCCGAGCCTCAGGGTAAAGCCCATGTTGCGGACCATTGGCAGGAAACCGTACTCTCCTGCCACCGCCGTGCTGTTCGACAGGTTGGAGGCCGGGTTGATGTCAAACGGCAGGCTGTTGTACAGGTAGCCGAGGTCTCTGCCCACCAGGCTCAGGCTCAGCGAAGTCAGTTTCAGCTTGCTGTAGATGCTCTCCTGGAAATTGTAGGACAGCGACACCTCCCGCAGGGCCACCCACGAGTTTTCCCAGATCATCAGGTCAGACACGCCGGTGGAAGAGGAACCATAACGGTAGTAATACTGCGGCGCGTGCGTCGGCTCCACAAAGCCCTGCTCATATGCCTCCTCGAAAGTCATGCCTCCCACGTCCACGCTGCTGCCGTCCGGAAGCGTCACCATCTGGCCTGGTGCAAACACGCCCTCCACGATGATACCGTCGTCGTAAGTCTGGCCGTCGTAGGCGCTGGTCCAGGTAATGCCGCCATGCTCCGCGTCTCTTCCGAAAAGCGTGTTCGGCAATACGCCCGTGTGCGTGCCCAGCCTGTAAGACGACAGAATGATGTCGCCGCCCACTTTGGCATCTATCAGCACGCCGAGGTTCAGGCGGCCCAGCGTGAAGTTGTTCTGCAGGCCCCAGCGGTACTTTGCGTTTATATCACCTATCGTCTGCAGCTCGTTGCTTCGGGCCGGGAAAGCGGCCCGGGCATCAGAGCGCCACGACAAAACGGGCTTCCCGTTGTTGGGGTCGTCCACGGGGTTGCCGTTTTCATCCTCCGCCTGGTACTTCTTGGAATGGATTCGCGAACGGATGATGCCGTAAGACTCACCGGCTATGGCGTACGTGCCCACCTCGAAGATGTCACCGCCCAGTTTAAACTCCTTCACGCCCTCGCTCAGGCTGATGATTTTGTTTTTGTTGTGGGAGATGTTGCCGCTGATGTTCCACTGGAAATTGTTGGTCAGCACCGGCGTGGCGTTCAGGGCAAACTCAATTCCCCGGTTCTGGATGTTGCCCGCGTTGATAATCACGGACCGGACGCCTGACTCCTGCGGCACCTGTATCGGCAGAATCTGGTTTTTGGTATTGTCCTGATACACGGTCACATCGAAGCCGACCCGGTCGCTGAGGAAGCGCATCTCCAGGCCCAGTTCTTTCGCAAGTTTCCGTTCCGGCTTCAGGTTTGGCTGTATGCCGTTGGAGTTGTTGAACGTGGAGAGCGAGATGTTCTGCCCGTTGATGGTCGCGAAGCCGTTGAAGATGAAGCCGGGGTTCAGGGTATAGGGGTCCGTG
This window of the Pontibacter russatus genome carries:
- a CDS encoding arsenite methyltransferase codes for the protein MNNAEELKKLVKEKYGEIALQSKEQNETSCCGATGCCTVDYAIFADNYTQLEGYNPDADLGLGCGVPTEFAQIKPGDVVLDLGSGAGNDCFVARAIVGDTGKVLGVDMTEAMVAKARDNAEKLGFHNVEFRQGEIEDLPLAANRADVVISNCVLNLVPDKRKAFSETYRVLKPGGHFSISDVVLVGELPEGLVQASELYAGCVSGAIQKEDYLQIIREAGFENVTVQKEKVIQVPDEILKDYLSEDEIRAFRASNTGIFSITVYGDKPAAAACCAPGSNCC
- a CDS encoding low molecular weight phosphatase family protein, with the protein product MELYPPLNATVQELEQEFHLIQTERKQRLQQLTAYIQQKQAQDLPVQLNFICTHNSRRSHMAQLWGLAAATHYAIPYIACFSGGTEATAFNQNAVKAMQRLGFRIDKGSDAANPVYQACYAPNVPPAQVWSKVVTDAANPATAFAAIMTCTDADQNCPFVPGTELRLALPFEDPKAFDGTPEEEEKYLERARQIGRELLYAFHQLKKK
- a CDS encoding alpha-L-fucosidase; the protein is MSTYKKAASAKAVALLLLTMGAATPLQAQTDNLHRQSASYEAPTDPLVLKKLDKWQDQKFGMIIHWGLYAVPGIIESWALCSEDWIERDSTIAYPDFKEWYWGLNKEFNPVNFSPEQWASAAKAGGMRYLVFTTKHHDGFNMFDTKQTDFKITNGPFGSNPRANVAKHVFDAFRKEGFMIGAYFSKPDWHSEYFWWPKYATPNRNVNYDIRKHPWRWKQYQQFTYNQISELMHDYGSMDILWLDGGWVRPLHTVNDEVRSWGAPIPEFSQEVDMPAIATMAREAQPGLLIVDRTVHGPYENYQTPEQRVPEHQINNPWESCMTLGNNWGYVPGDDFKSPTKVIHTLVEVVAKGGSLLLGVGPKPDGTLPEDAVKRLAAVGKWLDANGEAIYNTRATAHYQDGSTYFTEGKKGQRYAIACLPEGGAVPRTIEWTGNSPRKGSKIKLLQNGKAVKWTKDGDKVKVHLPASLAKEKGAYPALAFAFTAE
- a CDS encoding SusD/RagB family nutrient-binding outer membrane lipoprotein, giving the protein MIKIKKYAALALIAALGGISYSCEKDFDEINTSQTVVDDPDIKFLLAYAEDRVASYQGTEWIWESLEQLFRYTQHMSASPFELSDNVNTRYSAYYNEILPNLFEIRRQIEAKPDKDRYQKAAAVTYVLQVLHGLKVTDMNGSIPYTEAVQGRYDAMYSPKYDAQKELLDTWLVELDRAIGALGNNSLTDQESYGTSDIYYQGDYTKWAKLANTLKLRIAVRYQNQDAAKAQAIFQEVMQDETGPIVADEEQLSYRNTNFSPFNPSDIDYRSRRFGSLSLVGFMKEAEDPRLPVYFDANDLTGSFRDSLDKYNVQLPAFIDPSDPLIMYQGGPADWTTRPEIAAYMSAPLEVGPLRYNLISTINRRFFSPRLDNASGNFVHVLVTHAETCFYIAEFIQKGYGGGIDTKGTAAEWYEQGIASSIRTMNEIAREAGSATAFSEDNAEAAIQAYIEGPEVKLNGENDLERIYIQQYINFYRLANEAFVFVRRTGYPAYGSDYYSREPFNEPIPRRFWLIDPGELNRENWSDALTEQGFTLGSRDLNVLSQERVWYDKPAPDFGEGGQ